The following proteins are co-located in the Acropora palmata chromosome 11, jaAcrPala1.3, whole genome shotgun sequence genome:
- the LOC141897205 gene encoding uncharacterized protein LOC141897205 isoform X8 yields the protein MDLKIRVILSLVVLAIVVRDGKGYKACDWPRGVCTYIYDPCPPTFTRCRRYDYSCPVRTNHCCCRTRIQGDEPKLEAPAARDIVYGDEPKLEAPAARDFVDVRGQAQVKCDARIRGTCWYRRDPSECPTGFKRCPLFDGGCASPDNWCCCLAA from the exons ATGGACCTGAAGATTCGTGTGATTCTATCATTGGTGGTTTTGGCGATTGTTGTAAGAGATGGAAAAG GTTACAAGGCATGTGATTGGCCGCGAGGTGTCTGCACATACATATATGATCCTTGTCCACCTACATTCACACGCTGTCGTCGCTATGACTATTCCTGTCCTGTGCGCACAAATCACTGCTGCTGTCGTACAAGAATCCAAG GAGATGAACCAAAATTAGAAGCTCCAGCTGCAAGAGACATTGTCTATG GAGATGAACCAAAATTAGAAGCTCCAGCTGCAAGAGACTTTGTCGATG TTCGTGGTCAAGCTCAAGTGAAGTGCGACGCGAGAATCCGCGGAACGTGTTGGTACCGTCGAGATCCCTCTGAGTGTCCCACCGGCTTCAAACGCTGTCCTTTATTCGATGGAGGCTGTGCAAGTCCTGATAACTGGTGCTGCTGCCT tGCCGCTTGA
- the LOC141897205 gene encoding uncharacterized protein LOC141897205 isoform X5 — protein MDLKIRVILSLVVLAIVVRDGKAGYKACDWPRGVCTYIYDPCPPTFTRCRRYDYSCPVRTNHCCCRTRIQGDEPKLEAPAARDIVYGDEPKLEAPAARDFVDVRGQAQVKCDARIRGTCWYRRDPSECPTGFKRCPLFDGGCASPDNWCCCLAA, from the exons ATGGACCTGAAGATTCGTGTGATTCTATCATTGGTGGTTTTGGCGATTGTTGTAAGAGATGGAAAAG CAGGTTACAAGGCATGTGATTGGCCGCGAGGTGTCTGCACATACATATATGATCCTTGTCCACCTACATTCACACGCTGTCGTCGCTATGACTATTCCTGTCCTGTGCGCACAAATCACTGCTGCTGTCGTACAAGAATCCAAG GAGATGAACCAAAATTAGAAGCTCCAGCTGCAAGAGACATTGTCTATG GAGATGAACCAAAATTAGAAGCTCCAGCTGCAAGAGACTTTGTCGATG TTCGTGGTCAAGCTCAAGTGAAGTGCGACGCGAGAATCCGCGGAACGTGTTGGTACCGTCGAGATCCCTCTGAGTGTCCCACCGGCTTCAAACGCTGTCCTTTATTCGATGGAGGCTGTGCAAGTCCTGATAACTGGTGCTGCTGCCT tGCCGCTTGA